A genomic region of Telopea speciosissima isolate NSW1024214 ecotype Mountain lineage unplaced genomic scaffold, Tspe_v1 Tspe_v1.0307, whole genome shotgun sequence contains the following coding sequences:
- the LOC122647969 gene encoding uncharacterized protein LOC122647969 yields the protein MNICRNRKELWEDVGAIASAIINPWAVLGDFNVIRSNNEKIGGDPVWIEAMDDFNSFIDGAGLLDLKWKGEALTWNNRQVGDARICCKLDRVLVNLAWMDVFRSSDAIFYPPGLSDHSPMVVAVVDKADFVKEAEADLFQIQRQLSEHPDEPNLVLMEKQAKKKLWEALATEEKFLKEKSRVKHIQLGDGNNSFFYKS from the exons atgaacatatgccgaaataggaaggAATTGTGGGAGGATGTTGGGGCTATTGCTAGTGCCATTATTAACCCTTGGGCTGTactaggggattttaatgtgattCGAAGTAACAATGAAAAAATTGGAGGGGACCCTGTTTGGATTGAAGctatggatgattttaattcgTTTATAGATGGTGCTGGGCTTCTAGACTTGAAATGGAAAGGGGAGGCTTTGACCTGGAATAATAGACAAGTGGGAGATGCAAGAATTTGTTGCAAGCTTGATAGGGTTCTGGTCAATTtagcttggatggatgtgtttagATCGTCTGATGCAATCTTTTACCCTCCTGGGCTTTCTGATCATTCTCCAATGGTGGTGGCTGTGGTGGATAAAGcagattttg TAAAGGAGGCTGAGGCTGATTTGTTTCAGATCCAGAGGCAGCTTAGTGAGCACCCTGATGAACCGAATTTGGTGCTGATGGAGAAACAGGCTAAAAAGAAACTTTGGGAGGCTTTGGCCACTgaagagaaatttttgaaagaaaagtcaAGGGTGAAACACATTCAgttgggggatggtaataatagcttTTTCTACAAATCGTGA